One genomic segment of Lampris incognitus isolate fLamInc1 chromosome 2, fLamInc1.hap2, whole genome shotgun sequence includes these proteins:
- the si:dkey-8e10.3 gene encoding serine/threonine-protein kinase SBK1 — translation MIELGMADGSLIDELMELTAQSLSHLEITEHFNVIKEIGRGKYGKVLLVTHRCRGTPMALKVMPKASTKLQGFLREYCISLHLSCHPCIVGLFGIAFQSNEHYGFAQELVIGRDLFAVIQPKVGIPESSVKRCVLQIASALEFIHSHGLVHRDVKPENILLLDSLCCQVKLADFGLAQKRGTLISYITGTLPYMAPELCAVVLPEGQKEVTTPPLSVEPSLDTWAFGVVIFCILTGYFPWERCMDTDDFYQEFADWFRMEEKPKAEEDVPPLWKKFTPEAMEMFGKLLTLDAAKRCTVGEVRVYVEKDWLKKAHVNGQQQTTVTGKVSTSITSTPTAVRVNNGEEVKKQHDT, via the exons ATGATCGAGCTGGGCATGGCCGACGGCAGCCTGATAGACGAGTTGATGGAGCTGACGGCTCAGAGCCTCAGCCACCTGGAGATCACGGAGCACTTCAACGTCATCAAGGAGATCGGCCGCGGCAAGTACGGCAAGGTGCTGCTGGTCACGCACCGCTGCAGGG GAACTCCCATGGCCCTGAAAGTGATGCCCAAGGCTTCGACTAAGCTGCAGGGATTCCTGCGGGAGTATTGTATCTCCTTACACTTGTCCTGCCACCCCTGCATTGTGGGCCTCTTCGGCATCGCCTTCCAGTCCAATGAGCACTACGGCTTTGCCCAGGAGCTGGTCATTGGGAGGGACCTGTTCGCTGTTATTCAGCCCAAG GTGGGCATCCCAGAGTCCTCGGTGAAGCGCTGCGTACTTCAGATCGCCAGTGCTTTAGAATTCATCCACAGCCACGGCCTGGTGCACCGCGACGTGAAGCCGGAGAACATCCTCCTCTTGGACAGCCTCTGCTGCCAGGTCAAGCTAGCTGACTTCGGCCTGGCCCAGAAGAGAGGCACCCTGATCAGTTACATCACGGGGACCCTGCCTTACATGGCCCCGGAGCTGTGTGCCGTGGTCCTGCCAGAGGGCCAGAAAGAAGTGACCACCCCTCCGCTCAGCGTGGAGCCCAGTCTGGACACCTGGGCCTTTGGGGTAGTGATTTTCTGCATTCTTACGGGCTACTTCCCCTGGGAGCGCTGCATGGACACTGACGACTTCTACCAGGAGTTTGCTGACTGGTTCCGGATGGAAGAGAAGCCAAAGGCAGAGGAGGATGTGCCCCCTCTGTGGAAGAAGTTCACGCCGGAGGCCATGGAGATGTTTGGTAAGCTCCTGACTCTGGATGCGGCCAAGAGGTGCACGGTGGGGGAGGTGAGAGTATATGTGGAGAAAGACTGGCTAAAGAAGGCGCATGTGAATGGACAGCAGCAGACAACAGTGACAGGCAAAGTCAGCACGAGCATCACCTCCACCCCGACTGCGGTCAGGGTGAATAatggagaagaggtgaagaaacagCATGATACCTAA